The genomic segment AAGAACGAAGGATAATTAGATTTTTTGACCTTTTTGAATTTGCCGAGGCTTCTTAAATATTTTCCATCGCGGAATAGCAAAATTGCGGCGCGGTAGTCATCCTCGTAAAAAGCCTTTTCGCTATGGAGCTTTTGCAGGCGGTCTATTTCCGTTTTAAGTCCGCCCAACGATGCATGGAGGGTTTGAACTTCTTTGTCTAGTGTTTCGTTTTTTATTTTTTGTTCATTCAAGCTTTGGGTAAAACTAGCCTCCAGTTGTTCCATATCAGGGCTGAACCTGCGTATGAGATTTTCTAAAATGATTTCATCGCCCAGAATATCCGCGTAAGTATCGAATAGTTTTTTCATGGCCGCGGACATTTCGTCCAGGTAAACCTGATTTCCCCGGCGAAGTTGCAGTGCCTCTTCGTCAGGCGGATACCAAGCATTCATTTCCGCAGGATTTGGCGGCGGTAGAGGTTCCGACATCCTCCGGTCGCTTGCCTGGGCAGGGTTGAAGCCGAGGCCATAAATGAAAATGCCAACCATTAAAATTTCGGAGAAAACATTCATAAAAATAAACTATAATATTTTTTTAAGCTCATATATTATATAAAAATACAAAAAAATCAATCAAAAGATTTTCAAATAAGAACCTTTTAGTTAAACTGTAATTAATACTCGTTTAATTACTCATTAATATAAAAATTATAAAGTTATATTGTAGGATTGCGA from the candidate division KSB1 bacterium genome contains:
- a CDS encoding tetratricopeptide repeat protein yields the protein MVGIFIYGLGFNPAQASDRRMSEPLPPPNPAEMNAWYPPDEEALQLRRGNQVYLDEMSAAMKKLFDTYADILGDEIILENLIRRFSPDMEQLEASFTQSLNEQKIKNETLDKEVQTLHASLGGLKTEIDRLQKLHSEKAFYEDDYRAAILLFRDGKYLRSLGKFKKVKKSNYPSFLKDNILFGLGSNYFKLKKFPKAIRYFEKIIDHHPAGDKWLAAHAVLGTIYGIQGDFDKAVRYFENALKQNPSEDLRNTLTRLLNQTLEKSTDARS